A genomic stretch from Verrucomicrobiota bacterium includes:
- a CDS encoding glycosyltransferase family 39 protein — MTSSPLLKRVGSLPGNWFLAISLLLALGLSMIGITWGRYEDWNFDQMAFLGLRPNGIPYHYLKPPLTTYLTEFLVIDPIRFLAAHFPLNTSDPNHSLAIIMVCGHLLTILLYCGSIALVFGSIRKGCGVKSAAAISLIMATSAGLIQFNHYGTADSPLLFWMLASFAMSMRLARTGRMIDAVLAGLLAGLAAADKYNGLGVAIAIPAALFMQSGWRSLYRMPLILGSLSVPLGFLIGNPGAILDHQRFVQQFLYNLYTTPVYYGDTHRLGYLDFLGSFPELIGLPASLLLLGLALGSLALLCRRSLHRSELILMIVCGAVFAFYFATIGRFPRMEPRFVLPAVPFAMILAAPALQRIALSRWPSTATLGALLIYNIFCSLLLGYRFLGDPRMDAQIYAMAHFSRGALVESTYTPNWNLLPGVTVRERKVSCDSGFDNRFTKIFGKENKVINEGLKDCAAHDPKDFFTAEELLLRNPDYITFTSVTYVIAGTPETRRFYQDLEEGKLGYAKVFDKSYPRIPSWIYPHSSDALMERIVILKKNS; from the coding sequence ATGACATCGTCACCATTGCTGAAGCGCGTAGGATCCCTGCCTGGAAACTGGTTCCTTGCAATCTCCCTGCTGCTTGCCCTGGGACTATCGATGATCGGAATTACCTGGGGGCGCTATGAGGATTGGAATTTCGACCAGATGGCGTTCCTCGGACTGAGACCCAATGGGATCCCCTACCATTATCTCAAGCCACCCCTGACAACATATCTGACAGAGTTCCTCGTGATTGACCCGATACGCTTTCTTGCAGCGCACTTCCCTTTAAACACCTCGGATCCAAATCACTCGTTGGCTATCATCATGGTTTGCGGCCATCTTCTGACAATTTTGCTCTACTGCGGGAGCATTGCCCTTGTCTTCGGAAGCATCCGCAAGGGATGCGGAGTCAAATCAGCCGCCGCTATTTCCCTGATCATGGCGACTAGCGCTGGTTTGATCCAATTCAACCATTACGGCACTGCGGACTCCCCCCTGCTTTTCTGGATGCTGGCCTCGTTCGCCATGTCGATGCGACTTGCCAGAACAGGCAGGATGATTGATGCGGTACTGGCGGGGCTCTTGGCCGGCCTGGCTGCGGCCGACAAGTACAATGGACTGGGAGTTGCCATTGCGATTCCCGCGGCACTCTTCATGCAGTCGGGCTGGAGGTCCCTGTATCGCATGCCTTTGATTCTGGGATCTCTCTCCGTTCCGCTCGGATTTCTGATCGGTAATCCCGGGGCAATTTTGGATCACCAACGCTTCGTTCAGCAGTTCCTCTATAATCTTTACACCACCCCCGTTTATTACGGTGACACGCACCGACTGGGCTATCTCGACTTCCTTGGCTCATTCCCCGAACTCATCGGCCTCCCAGCCTCATTGCTCCTCTTGGGGTTGGCGCTTGGCTCCCTGGCGCTGCTGTGTCGGCGTTCCCTCCACCGTAGTGAACTCATTCTTATGATCGTGTGCGGCGCTGTTTTTGCCTTCTATTTCGCCACCATCGGACGCTTTCCTCGCATGGAGCCACGTTTCGTGCTTCCTGCAGTTCCGTTTGCCATGATTCTTGCGGCCCCAGCCCTCCAACGGATTGCCCTTTCGCGCTGGCCCTCAACAGCCACTCTGGGAGCACTCCTGATTTACAACATCTTCTGCTCACTATTGCTGGGCTACAGGTTTCTTGGAGATCCAAGAATGGATGCCCAGATCTATGCCATGGCCCATTTCTCACGAGGGGCCCTTGTAGAGAGTACGTACACACCCAACTGGAACCTTCTACCAGGCGTCACTGTTCGCGAAAGAAAGGTCTCCTGTGACAGTGGATTTGACAATCGATTCACAAAAATCTTCGGCAAGGAGAACAAGGTTATTAATGAGGGCTTGAAGGATTGCGCTGCGCACGATCCCAAGGATTTCTTCACTGCGGAAGAGTTGCTATTACGCAACCCCGACTACATCACTTTCACCTCAGTGACCTATGTGATTGCAGGCACGCCCGAAACACGCCGTTTCTACCAGGATCTAGAAGAAGGAAAGCTCGGGTATGCCAAGGTGTTTGATAAATCCTACCCCAGAATACCCTCATGGATCTACCCACACAGTTCGGATGCCCTGATGGAACGGATCGTTATCTTGAAAAAGAATAGCTGA